The Blastococcus sp. HT6-4 genome window below encodes:
- a CDS encoding PEP-utilizing enzyme — MSDEQVLATFYGDDDFPVQWEEGQRELFWVHDDLHIPNPISPMYADIGGWWLKCDYMFRRFGTPFAADWIAKIVNGYVYTAAIPATPGLSAEASEYGTRYTPRVPLDPQDPAELGAYMGWTLPYYAENFLDWWRDRLRPEMEQNFVRFDEYDYDGASLVELAILLEDAIDMHDRHWSIHWVLNFAQFSSTMALNAAVAAARGEGDHSSLMGRLQSSTENRNWDSIEELWKIKEGVKKEQGEVARAFERPTAGDVLRALQGTDAGRAFIAEHIEPYQRTFGFKSMYAHEFSFRTWREDPTPIVEAIRGYLESDYDYPAELQAVADDLEKAKAEVLDGVEEGPAREELERALELSLRMNPLTPDHHFYIDQGTNARVRLVLVAIGRKLAAEDRLDDAEDVMYLKYNELRRLMAGSNSFDAKELVGDRRDAREDAYEVRPRDWIGTATEESVGFPYWSLWAFPDKLNRPAPSHEGEIPGLPASAGVVEGTARVVLSAEQFGEVESDEIVVCRMTSPSWVVLFTKIAGLVTDAGGMASHPAVVSREFGIPAVVGTSDATRRIKTGDRVRVNGSTGRVEIVGDVRITPAQAL; from the coding sequence ATGAGTGACGAGCAGGTCCTGGCGACCTTCTACGGGGACGACGACTTCCCGGTGCAGTGGGAGGAGGGCCAGCGGGAGCTCTTCTGGGTGCACGACGACCTGCACATCCCGAACCCGATCTCCCCCATGTACGCCGACATCGGCGGCTGGTGGCTCAAGTGCGACTACATGTTCCGCCGCTTCGGGACTCCGTTCGCCGCCGACTGGATCGCCAAGATCGTCAACGGCTACGTCTACACCGCGGCCATCCCCGCCACGCCGGGCCTGTCGGCGGAGGCGTCCGAGTACGGCACCCGGTACACCCCGCGCGTTCCGCTGGACCCGCAGGACCCCGCGGAGCTGGGCGCCTACATGGGGTGGACGCTCCCCTACTACGCGGAGAACTTCCTGGACTGGTGGCGCGACCGGCTGCGGCCGGAGATGGAGCAGAACTTCGTCCGGTTCGACGAGTACGACTACGACGGCGCTAGCCTGGTCGAGCTGGCGATCCTGCTCGAGGACGCCATCGACATGCACGACCGGCACTGGTCGATCCACTGGGTGCTCAACTTCGCCCAGTTCTCCTCGACCATGGCGCTCAACGCTGCAGTCGCCGCGGCCAGGGGCGAGGGTGACCACTCCTCGCTCATGGGCCGGCTGCAGAGCTCGACGGAGAACCGCAACTGGGACTCCATCGAGGAGCTGTGGAAGATCAAGGAGGGGGTGAAGAAGGAGCAGGGTGAGGTCGCCCGTGCCTTCGAGCGCCCCACGGCCGGTGACGTCCTCCGCGCCCTGCAGGGCACCGACGCCGGCCGCGCCTTCATCGCCGAGCACATCGAGCCGTACCAGAGGACGTTCGGCTTCAAGTCGATGTACGCCCACGAGTTCTCGTTCAGGACCTGGCGGGAGGACCCCACTCCGATCGTCGAGGCGATCCGGGGCTACCTCGAGAGCGACTACGACTACCCGGCCGAGCTGCAGGCCGTCGCCGACGACCTGGAGAAGGCCAAGGCCGAGGTGCTCGACGGCGTCGAGGAGGGACCGGCGCGCGAGGAGCTGGAGCGGGCGCTCGAGCTCAGCCTGCGGATGAACCCGCTGACGCCCGACCACCACTTCTACATCGACCAGGGCACCAACGCCCGGGTGCGGCTGGTGCTCGTCGCGATCGGCCGCAAGCTCGCCGCCGAAGACCGGCTCGACGATGCCGAGGACGTCATGTACCTCAAGTACAACGAGCTGCGCCGCCTCATGGCCGGCAGCAACTCCTTCGACGCCAAGGAGCTCGTCGGCGACCGCCGCGACGCCCGCGAGGACGCCTACGAGGTCCGGCCGCGCGACTGGATCGGCACCGCCACCGAGGAGTCGGTCGGCTTCCCGTACTGGTCGCTGTGGGCCTTCCCCGACAAGCTCAACCGGCCCGCCCCGTCGCACGAGGGCGAGATCCCCGGCCTGCCCGCGTCGGCCGGCGTGGTCGAGGGCACCGCACGCGTCGTCCTCTCCGCCGAGCAGTTCGGCGAGGTGGAGTCCGACGAGATCGTGGTGTGCCGCATGACCAGCCCCTCCTGGGTCGTGCTCTTCACCAAGATCGCCGGCCTGGTGACCGACGCCGGTGGCATGGCCTCGCACCCCGCCGTCGTCTCCCGCGAGTTCGGGATCCCGGCCGTCGTCGGCACCTCCGACGCCACGCGCCGGATCAAGACCGGCGACCGCGTCCGAGTCAACGGCTCCACCGGCCGCGTCGAGATCGTCGGCGACGTCCGGATCACGCCGGCGCAGGCGCTCTGA
- a CDS encoding putative quinol monooxygenase, protein MAFVVAATWKAKPGEGERVTEVIKKMTPLSRAEPGNVFYQAQVDPEEPETFFLYEQYTDAQAYEDHKNTPHFQENVFGYILEYLVERSVKTYETIDA, encoded by the coding sequence ATGGCGTTCGTCGTCGCGGCCACCTGGAAGGCCAAGCCCGGGGAGGGCGAGCGGGTCACCGAGGTGATCAAGAAGATGACCCCGCTGTCCCGAGCCGAGCCGGGCAACGTCTTCTACCAGGCCCAGGTCGACCCGGAGGAGCCGGAGACGTTCTTCCTTTACGAGCAGTACACCGACGCCCAGGCCTACGAGGACCACAAGAACACGCCGCACTTCCAGGAGAACGTCTTCGGCTACATCCTCGAGTACCTGGTCGAGCGCAGCGTGAAGACCTACGAAACCATCGATGCCTGA
- a CDS encoding fumarylacetoacetate hydrolase family protein yields the protein MTYTSAGVASRVGRLDGDTVLDVGFDGDMVAFIEAGAPLADGRAVPGARLLAPLVPRSFRDFLAFEGHLTNAYRNLGREVPPEWYEVPVFYRSMGTTVTGPDTVLPWPSYSRQLDHELELAAVIGRPCRDVAPADALDCVFGYTIWNDMSARDVQRRELPVGMGPAKAKEWDGSNVLGPCIVTPDEIDLATLELEVRVNGERWGGDRVSAMHHSFGDLIAYAAQDQTLLPGEVLGSGTATGGSGLELDRWIQPGDVIEMEAGPIGILRNTVGPPNAVPTNERKDN from the coding sequence GTGACCTACACGTCGGCCGGCGTCGCCTCCCGGGTGGGCCGGCTCGACGGCGACACGGTGCTCGACGTCGGGTTCGACGGCGACATGGTGGCGTTCATCGAGGCCGGTGCCCCGCTCGCGGACGGGCGGGCGGTCCCGGGCGCACGGCTGCTCGCGCCGCTGGTCCCCCGCTCCTTCCGCGACTTCCTCGCCTTCGAGGGGCACCTGACCAACGCCTACCGGAACCTGGGCCGCGAGGTGCCGCCCGAGTGGTACGAGGTGCCGGTCTTCTACCGGAGCATGGGGACGACGGTCACCGGGCCGGACACCGTGCTGCCGTGGCCGTCCTACAGCCGGCAGCTCGACCACGAGCTGGAGCTCGCCGCGGTGATCGGCCGCCCGTGCCGGGACGTGGCGCCTGCGGACGCGCTCGACTGCGTCTTCGGGTACACGATCTGGAACGACATGTCCGCCAGGGACGTCCAGCGCCGCGAGCTGCCGGTCGGCATGGGCCCGGCCAAGGCCAAGGAGTGGGACGGGTCCAACGTCCTCGGCCCCTGCATCGTGACCCCGGACGAGATCGACCTCGCCACCCTCGAGCTCGAGGTCCGGGTCAACGGCGAGCGGTGGGGCGGGGACCGGGTCTCGGCCATGCACCACTCGTTCGGTGACCTCATCGCCTACGCCGCCCAGGACCAGACCCTGCTCCCCGGAGAGGTGCTCGGCTCGGGCACCGCGACCGGTGGCTCCGGTCTCGAGCTGGACCGCTGGATCCAGCCGGGGGACGTGATCGAGATGGAGGCCGGCCCGATCGGCATCCTGCGCAACACCGTCGGACCACCCAATGCCGTCCCAACCAACGAACGGAAGGACAACTGA
- a CDS encoding PEP/pyruvate-binding domain-containing protein has protein sequence MTATLNTPTEETAVPTPDAPLVLPFSDARCQVVELTGGKGASLATMTAEELPVPPGFVITSAAFAAAVDEDSLRDAMRSKDVEAARALVAAAQPPRELIEQAFAELEGLVAVRSSACAEDSDGASYAGQQETFLNTDGLDAVLHNVVECWLSFFTDRAVFYRKEKGSLEDVAMAVVVQQMVDSQKSGVMFTVDPVHGRKDRMVVEAARGLGEAVVSGETTPDNYTLSRDGVVKKSKVVDAEPVLTDDECAALARMGQQLAQLHGCPQDIEWAFDAGGDLYLLQSRPITTI, from the coding sequence ATGACCGCCACTCTCAACACCCCGACCGAGGAGACCGCCGTGCCGACGCCCGACGCTCCGCTGGTGCTGCCGTTCAGCGACGCCCGTTGCCAAGTGGTCGAGCTGACCGGCGGCAAGGGCGCCAGCCTCGCGACCATGACCGCCGAGGAGCTGCCCGTCCCGCCGGGCTTCGTCATCACGTCAGCGGCCTTCGCCGCTGCGGTCGACGAGGACTCCCTGCGGGATGCCATGCGCAGCAAGGACGTGGAGGCCGCCCGTGCGCTCGTCGCCGCGGCGCAGCCGCCCCGCGAGCTGATCGAGCAGGCCTTCGCGGAGCTCGAGGGGCTGGTCGCCGTCCGCTCGTCGGCGTGCGCCGAGGACTCCGACGGCGCCAGCTACGCCGGGCAGCAGGAGACCTTCCTCAACACCGACGGCCTCGATGCGGTGCTGCACAACGTCGTCGAGTGCTGGCTGTCGTTCTTCACCGACCGGGCGGTCTTCTACCGCAAGGAGAAGGGGTCCCTGGAGGACGTCGCCATGGCGGTCGTCGTCCAGCAGATGGTGGACAGCCAGAAGTCCGGCGTCATGTTCACCGTCGACCCGGTGCACGGCCGCAAGGACCGCATGGTCGTCGAGGCCGCGCGCGGCCTCGGCGAGGCCGTGGTCTCCGGGGAGACCACCCCCGACAACTACACGCTCTCCCGTGACGGGGTCGTGAAGAAGTCGAAAGTCGTGGACGCCGAACCGGTTCTCACCGACGACGAGTGCGCCGCGCTGGCCCGGATGGGGCAGCAGTTGGCACAGCTACACGGTTGTCCGCAGGACATCGAGTGGGCGTTCGACGCCGGCGGTGATCTCTACCTCCTGCAGTCCCGTCCGATCACGACGATCTAG